CGTGCTCGTCGATGGCGCCAAAGTATTCCCCGAGGGCGCCGGACCCGTGGCGGTGGGCGAGCGAAAACCGCGCCCGGATGACCTCGACCCCCTCCCCCTCCCCCGACGGCGGCGGAACGCGGGGCCGCGTCGCCGGCCGGGTCGGCCCGAGGGCGCTCAGGCGCCTGAGCTTTTCCCGCACGCCGGAACCCGCTCCCGAGGAAGCGGCAGGGTCAGGCGGGCACACAGGCGTTTTTGAGCAGGTGCAGCGTGTGCTGCTTTCCGCGGGGTCCGATCTCGAGCACCGGCCCGACGCACGAGGGGCATCCTTCGCCGCATCCGCAGGCCGTGACCAGCGAGGTCGCCGCGGCGATGAGGTCGGTGCGCAACGCGAACAGGCGCTCCGCTTGGCCGACGCCGCCTGGCACCCGTTCGAACAACGTCACCGTCGGCTCGCCGGTGTGCGGGGACCGGATTTCGACGACCGAGCCGAGATCGCGGGGGTCGGACATGAGGTACAGCGGTGCGACGTTGGAGAGCGCGTGGGCGAGGCCCAACAGGGCGCTCTGAACCTCATCCGGCTGGAGTCCCGGGGTGCGCGCGGGCGCGAACGTCCACCAGGCCCCGGTGGTATGCAGCGTGGTTTCCGGCAGGTGGATTGTGCCGAAGCCGACGTTTTCGTGCGTGGTGAGCTTGAGCTTCTTGTAGATCGTCGGGCGGAATGTCACGACCACCTCGCCGTGGGCCGCCCCCGGGGCTTCGGCGAACTCTTCCAGCACCCGGATGTCCACGGCGGTCTGGGCGTCGGTGTAGTAGTCGACGTTCACCCGCCGGACGTAGGCCTTGCGTTCCTCCCAGTCCAGACGGTCGACGTGATGTTGCTGCCCGAGGTGAAGATAGATGGCGTCCTCGTGCACGAACGCCGGCGCCGCTGCGAGATCGACCTCCCCGATGACCCGCGGTGCCGGATCGGTCACGTCGATGATCACGACATTCTCGGTGGACGCGCTCCGCAGGCTGACCTCCTCGGCCGGATACGCTTCTGCGACATAGTGCCAGGCGTCTTCATCGTGGTGCAGGACGCGCTCGTCCTCGAGGTAGGCGAGAATCTCGGGGAGCGTGCTCGGGCCAAACGCTTCCCCATCGCGGACCGGCAGTTCGAACGCGGCACACTTGAGGTGGCTGGTGAGGATGAGCAGGTTGTCGGGGTTCGTGCGGGCCTCCTCCACGGGGTGCGCGAAGAGATAGTCGGGGTGGGTGACGATAAACTGATCCAGCGCGGCGCTTGACCCCACGAGGATGGCGAGGGCGAGGTCGCCCCGTCGTCCGGCCCGTCCCATCTGCTGCCAGGTGCTGGCGATCGTGCCCGGGTACCCCACCAGGATGGCCGCGCTCAGTTGGCCGATGTCGATCCCCAGTTCGAGCGCGTTGGTCGCGGCGACGGCGCGCACCGTGCCCTCACGCAATCCCGCCTCGATCCGGCGGCGTTCGCTCGGCAAGTACCCGCCGCGGTATCCACAGATCGTCCCGGGATCCAGGCCGCGCCGGGCGGCGTCCGTTTGCAGGTAGGTCGTCAGCAGCTCCACGCTGAGCCGAGTCCGACCGAAGAAGATGGTCTGGACCCGGCCGGCCAGGAGGTCCCCGGCCAGCGCCACCGCCTCCCGGACGGCGTCCCGCCGGATGCCCAGGGCCTGGTTCACGACCGGCGGGTTGTAGAGGCCGATCGCTCGAGGCCCGACCGGGGCCCCGCTTTTGTCGATCAGCGTGACCGACCGGCCGATCAGGCGTTCGGCGTGCTCCCGCGGATTGCCGATGGTCGCCGAGCAGCAGATGAACTGAGGGGTGCTCCCGTAGAACTGGCAAATCCGCAGGAGCCGACGGATGACGTTGGCGAGATGCGATCCGAACACGCCCCGGTAGTGGTGCAGTTCGTCCAGGACGACGTACCGCAGGTTCTCGAAAAGGCGGAGCCACTTCGTGTGGTGCGGCAGGATCGCCGTGTGCAGCATGTCCGGGTTCGTGACCACGATGTGGCCGGCCGCCCGGATCGTTCGGCGAGCGTCCGGCGGCGTGTCCCCGTCGTAGGTGTACGTCCGGAGGTCCACGCCGAGGGCGGCGATGATCTCATGGAGATCATCCACCTGATCGCCCGACAACGCCTTGGTCGGGAACAGGTAGAGCGCTCGGGTGTCTTCGCGTTTGAGCATCGCATCGACGACCGGGAGATTGTAGCAGAGCGTCTTGCCCGAAGCCGTCGGGGTGACCACGACGATGTCGGCACCCTGAACCACCGCCTGGTACGCCTCGGCTTGATGGGAGTACA
This genomic stretch from bacterium harbors:
- a CDS encoding DEAD/DEAH box helicase — encoded protein: MNLEQTLTALQTRPRFAPQFTAWHTFPAVAARLAEFPQDLDPRLRQGLHQRGIQQLYSHQAEAYQAVVQGADIVVVTPTASGKTLCYNLPVVDAMLKREDTRALYLFPTKALSGDQVDDLHEIIAALGVDLRTYTYDGDTPPDARRTIRAAGHIVVTNPDMLHTAILPHHTKWLRLFENLRYVVLDELHHYRGVFGSHLANVIRRLLRICQFYGSTPQFICCSATIGNPREHAERLIGRSVTLIDKSGAPVGPRAIGLYNPPVVNQALGIRRDAVREAVALAGDLLAGRVQTIFFGRTRLSVELLTTYLQTDAARRGLDPGTICGYRGGYLPSERRRIEAGLREGTVRAVAATNALELGIDIGQLSAAILVGYPGTIASTWQQMGRAGRRGDLALAILVGSSAALDQFIVTHPDYLFAHPVEEARTNPDNLLILTSHLKCAAFELPVRDGEAFGPSTLPEILAYLEDERVLHHDEDAWHYVAEAYPAEEVSLRSASTENVVIIDVTDPAPRVIGEVDLAAAPAFVHEDAIYLHLGQQHHVDRLDWEERKAYVRRVNVDYYTDAQTAVDIRVLEEFAEAPGAAHGEVVVTFRPTIYKKLKLTTHENVGFGTIHLPETTLHTTGAWWTFAPARTPGLQPDEVQSALLGLAHALSNVAPLYLMSDPRDLGSVVEIRSPHTGEPTVTLFERVPGGVGQAERLFALRTDLIAAATSLVTACGCGEGCPSCVGPVLEIGPRGKQHTLHLLKNACVPA